In the genome of Bradyrhizobium sp. CB3481, the window AGCGGCACCCATGAAAATCAACGCAACCCTGCCCGATAAAGGACGCGATCTCCGGCTCGACCTGTTTCGCGGGGTCGCAAACTGGGCGATCTACCTCGACCATATCCCCGACAATGTCGTGAACTGGATCACCACCCGCAATTACGGGTTCAGCGACGCGGCCGACCTCTTCGTCTTCATTTCCGGCTATACCGCCTCGTTCGTCTATGCCCGGATGATGCTCGAACGCGGCTTCATCGTCGGCGCCACGCGGCTGACCAAGCGGGTCTGGCAGCTCTACGTCGCCCACATCATCCTGTTCGTGATCTACATCGCCTCGATCAGCTACCTGGCGCTGCGCTTCGGCGATTCCGAGCTGGTCAACGAATTCAACGTGGTCGGGCTGATCGACAACGCGACCGAAACGCTGCGGCAAGGGCTGTTCCTGAAGTTCAAGCCGGTCAATCTCGACGTGCTGCCGCTCTACATCGTGCTGATGGGACTGTTTCCCCCGGTGCTGTGGATCATGCTGCGCCAGCCCAACTGGACCATGCTGGCCGCGATCGCGCTGTGGCTGGTGTCGCGCCAGACCGGCTGGAACCTGCCGGCCTACCCGGTCGGCACCTGGTACTTCAATCCGTTCGCCTGGCAGGTGCTGTTCGTGTTCGGCGCCTGGTGCGCGCTCGGCGGCGCCCGCAAGAACCTCGCCATCATCAACGCGCCCGTCACCCTGTACCTGTGCATCGGCTACCTGATCTTCTCGCTGATCATGACGATGGCGGGCCGCTTCCCGGCGTTCGGCGAGATGTTCCCGCACTGGCTGTTTTCGGCGTTCAACCCGAACGACAAGACTAACCTTGCCCCCTACCGCTTCCTGCATTTCGTCGCGATCGTGATCCTCGTCATCCGCTTCGTGCCAAAGGAATGGCCCGGGTTGGAATGGAAGATCTTCGATCCGCTGGTGGTGTGCGGCCAGCAGTCGCTCGCCGTGTTCTGCGTCGGCGTGTTCCTGTCCTTCGTCGGCCATTTCGAGCTGTCGCTGAGCTCGGGGTCACTGTTCGCGCAGATCTTCGTCAGCGTGACCGGAATCGCGATCATGACCATCGTCGCCTATTACATTTCCTGGTCGAAGCGGCAGGACAAGCCGCTCAAGCCGGCGGCGCCGAAAGCCACTCCGGCGGCTTCCGGCTGACGCGCGGCGGCCGGCCTTTAGGCCGGCTGCGCCGTCGAGGCCACCAGCGTCCGCACGTCGGCGTAGACGTTGAGCACCGGCGCGACCACCTTGTGCATCCTGTTCTTCGAGACGATCGTATCGTGGATGACCAGATGATCGACGCCGGTGGTCAGGAAGCAGTTCATGGCGTCCTGCGGCGTTTCCACGATCGGTTCGCCCTTGATGTTGAATGAGGTATTGATCAGCACGGGAACGCCGGTC includes:
- a CDS encoding OpgC domain-containing protein, producing MKINATLPDKGRDLRLDLFRGVANWAIYLDHIPDNVVNWITTRNYGFSDAADLFVFISGYTASFVYARMMLERGFIVGATRLTKRVWQLYVAHIILFVIYIASISYLALRFGDSELVNEFNVVGLIDNATETLRQGLFLKFKPVNLDVLPLYIVLMGLFPPVLWIMLRQPNWTMLAAIALWLVSRQTGWNLPAYPVGTWYFNPFAWQVLFVFGAWCALGGARKNLAIINAPVTLYLCIGYLIFSLIMTMAGRFPAFGEMFPHWLFSAFNPNDKTNLAPYRFLHFVAIVILVIRFVPKEWPGLEWKIFDPLVVCGQQSLAVFCVGVFLSFVGHFELSLSSGSLFAQIFVSVTGIAIMTIVAYYISWSKRQDKPLKPAAPKATPAASG